The following are from one region of the Silene latifolia isolate original U9 population chromosome 9, ASM4854445v1, whole genome shotgun sequence genome:
- the LOC141599503 gene encoding uncharacterized protein LOC141599503, which translates to MAERGGERGGDRGGFNRGFGDRGGRGDRGRGDRGRGRRRGPRRDEEEKWVPVTKLGRLVRDGKISSIEQIYLHSLPVKEHQIVDLLIGPALKDEVMKIMPVQKQTRAGQRTRFKAFVVVGDSNGHVGLGVKCSKEVATAIRGAIILAKLSVIPVRRGYWGNKIGKPHTVPCKVTGKCGSVTVRMVPAPRGAGIVAARVPKKVLQFAGIEDVFTSSRGSTKTLGNFVKATFECLLKTYGFLTPDFWRETRFTKSPFQEHTDLLSKPTHKITLVDEVDRAEA; encoded by the exons ATGGCAGAACGTGGCGGCGAACGAGGTGGCGACCGTGGTGGCTTCAACCGAGGCTTTGGCGACCGAGGAGGCCGTGGTGATCGTGGCCGTGGAGACCGTGGTCGTGGACGCCGTCGTGGACCCCGTCGTGATGAAGAAGAGAAATGGGTCCCAGTCACCAAACTAGGCCGTCTCGTACGTGACGGTAAAATCTCCTCCATTGAACAAATCTACCTCCATTCCCTCCCCGTCAAGGAGCACCAGATCGTCGACCTGCTCATCGGACCGGCCCTAAAGGATGAAGTCATGAAAATCATGCCGGTTCAGAAACAAACCCGTGCTGGTCAGCGTACCCGGTTCAAGGCTTTCGTTGTTGTCGGAGACAGTAACGGCCATGTCGGGCTAGGTGTCAAGTGTTCTAAGGAGGTTGCGACTGCTATTCGTGGGGCCATCATTCTTGCTAAGCTGTCGGTTATTCCGGTCAGGAGAGGGTACTGGGGTAACAAGATTGGGAAGCCACATACCGTTCCTTGTAAGGTGACCGGGAAATGTGGGTCAGTTACTGTTAGGATGGTACCTGCTCCTCGTGGTGCTGGTATTGTTGCGGCTAGGGTTCCGAAGAAGGTTCTTCAGTTTGCTGGTATTGAGGATGTTTTTACTTCTTCCAGGGGATCTACTAAGACTCTTGGTAACTTTGTCAAG GCAACCTTTGAGTGTCTGCTAAAGACCTATGGCTTCCTGACCCCTGACTTTTGGAGAGAAACCCGCTTCACCAAGTCCCCATTCCAAGAGCACACTGACTTGCTCTCCAAACCCACCCACAAGATCACTTTGGTTGATGAAGTTGACAGGGCAGAAGCTTAA
- the LOC141600812 gene encoding heat shock cognate 70 kDa protein-like, which produces MDSKFTRGTADVKKLIGRRFTDKSVQSDMKMWPFQVIDHPGDDEANRPVIIISDKRVIRYFSPEEISAMILREMKQIAEAYLGTTVRNAVITVPAYFNDSQRQATKEAGMIAGLNVQKIINEPTAAAYAYGLCKAITSGNPNKNVLVFDLGRRTCDVSSICIKKDVLVVESVAGDTHLGGDDFNNKMVTHFAEVFKRKHDIDITGNSKALAKLRKSAEIAKRRLSNMLEVPIEIHRLFDGIHFSSTITRAKFEHLNNEMFRKCIYLVDKCLTDAKMEISDVHDVVLVGGSTRIPRIQELLQEFFNGKQLCKQINPDETVVYGAAVYGAFLAGGTQTIGTVKIGDYPLEIQANAGGNVVLNITVIYGGCCVESISAISLLHHKAWQTFPFSCKYSECLSDNDVFMYIALPLCHV; this is translated from the exons ATGTAAAGAAGCTTATAGGCAGAAGGTTCACTGATAAGTCAGTGCAAAGTGACATGAAAATGTGGCCATTTCAGGTGATTGATCACCCCGGTGATGATGAAGCCAACAGGCCGGTGATCATAATATCCGATAAACGGGTGATCAGATATTTTTCTCCAGAGGAGATATCCGCAATGATCCTTAGGGAGATGAAACAAATAGCAGAGGCATATCTTGGGACAACAGTAAGAAATGCGGTCATTACTGTTCCTGCTTACTTCAATGATTCTCAGCGTCAGGCTACAAAAGAGGCTGGAATGATTGCCGGCCTAAATGTTCAGAAAATCATCAATGAGCCCACAGCAGCTGCGTATGCTTATGGATTATGCAAGGCGATCACTAGCGGTAATCCTAACAAGAATGTGTTGGTCTTTGATCTTGGTCGTCGGACATGTGATGTTTCCTCAATTTGTATAAAGAAGGACGTACTTGTAGTAGAATCTGTAGCTGGCGATACCCATCTAGGTGGTGATGATTTCAACAACAAAATGGTGACTCATTTTGCTGAAGTGTTCAAAAGGAAACACGACATAGACATTACTGGGAACTCTAAAGCTCTTGCAAAGTTAAGAAAGTCTGCTGAGATAGCTAAAAGACGCCTTTCTAACATGCTTGAGGTCCCTATTGAGATTCACAGGCTTTTCGATGGAATTCATTTTAGCTCAACTATAACTCGAGCGAAATTTGAACACCTGAATAATGAAATGTTTAGGAAGTGCATTTATCTTGTTGATAAATGCCTAACTGATGCTAAGATGGAAATTAGTGACGTACATGATGTTGTTCTTGTGGGTGGATCTACCAGGATTCCGAGGATTCAGGAGCTATTGCAGGAGTTCTTTAATGGGAAGCAACTGTGTAAACAAATTAACCCGGATGAGACAGTTGTTTATGGAGCTGCTGTTTATGGTGCTTTCTTAGCTG GTGGTACACAAACAATTGGAACAGTTAAAATTGGAGATTACCCTCTCGAGATCCAAGCCAACGCAGGCGGCAATGTAGTTCTTAACATTACCGTAATATATGGAG GATGCTGTGTTGAATCTATCTCTGCTATCTCCTTGTTACATCATAAAGCTTGGCAAACTTTTCCTTTCAGTTGCAAATATAGCGAGTGTCTTTCAGATAATGATGTTTTTATGTATATAGCACTTCCTTTATGCCATGTTTAA
- the LOC141599496 gene encoding uncharacterized protein LOC141599496 → MESIIKKLRDLDAYPKINEDFYKRTFSGGIITILAAFIMSLLFFSEFRSYLHTVKETTLLVDTSRGGTLRINFDITFPAVPCTILSLDAEDISGERHFDIRHDITKKRIDVHGNEIEARKDGIGAPKIEKPLQRHGGRLEHNETYCGSCYGAETADDHCCNSCEEVREAYRKKGWALSNMDMIDQCEREGFFQKIDEEKGEGCNINGFLEVNKVAGTFHFVPGKTFHQSGFHFNDLIAFQKNNYNITHKINKLSFGEYFPGIVNPLDGVQWLQDSTSGMYQYFVKVVPTVYTDVRGRTIQSNQFSVTEHLRNLDSGHNQIIPGIFFFYDLSPVKVTFMETGISFLHFMTNVCAIVGGTFTVAGITDSFVFHGRKVVKKKILKKFG, encoded by the exons ATGGAGAGCATAATTAAGAAGCTTAGAGATTTGGATGCATACCCTAAAATTAATGAGGATTTCTACAAAAGAACTTTCTCTGGTGGGATTATCACCATTCTTGCTGCTTTCATCATGTCCTTGCTCTTTTTCTCTGAGTTCA GGTCATATCTCCATACTGTTAAAGAGACCACACTTTTAGTGGACACATCTAGAGGGGGAACTCTGCGCATTAAT TTTGATATTACTTTTCCAGCAGTTCCTTGTACGATTCTCAGTCTTGATGCTGAAGATATTAGTGGAGAGAGGCACTTTGACATA AGACATGACATCACCAAAAAGAGAATTGATGTCCACGGGAATGAAATTGAAGCAAGGAAAGATGGCATTGGAGCCCCAAAG ATTGAGAAGCCTTTACAGAGGCATGGTGGTAGGCTTGAACACAATGAGACATACTGTGGTTCATGTTATGGAGCAGAAACG GCTGATGATCATTGCTGCAACTCATGTGAAGAAGTTCGTGAAGCATACCGGAAAAAAGGTTGGGCTTTAAGTAATATGGATATGATCGATCAG TGTGAGAGGGAAGGTTTCTTCCAAAAGATTGATGAGGAAAAAGGTGAAGGTTGTAATATAAATGGATTTCTGGAAGTTAACAAAGTGGCTGGTACTTTCCACTTTGTTCCTGGAAAAACCTTTCATCAGTCAGGCTTCCATTTCAATGATCTAATTGCTTTTCAAAAGAATAATTACAAT ATAACTCACAAGATCAACAAGTTAAGTTTCGGAGAGTACTTCCCTGGCATTGTAAACCCCTTGGATGG GGTACAGTGGCTGCAAGACTCAACCAGTGGAATGTACCAGTATTTTGTCAAG GTCGTCCCAACTGTATATACTGATGTGCGAGGCCGTACTATCCAATCAAATCAG TTTTCTGTGACAGAACACTTGAGGAATTTAGACTCGGGACATAATCAGATTATTCCCGGGATTTTCTTCTTTTATGATCTTTCTCCTGTGAAG GTAACCTTCATGGAGACCGGTATATCCTTTTTACATTTCATGACTAATGTCTGCGCTATTGTTGGAG GTACGTTCACAGTTGCGGGAATAACGGACTCATTTGTTTTTCATGGTAGAAAGGTAGTGAAAAAGAAGATACTAAAGAAGTTTGGTTAA
- the LOC141599504 gene encoding uncharacterized protein LOC141599504, with translation MEEMKGGKVMDGSDIKELVENKEMFSLYVDNKFKELDIDNDGKLSVNELEPAIAHIGLALGLPPQGSSQQSDHIYSEVLNEFTHGKDEKVSKTGFKEVLSDILLGMAAGLKRDPIVILRIDGEDLQEFINTPGFETDALSIFSEVESTDITFHDHIVKALQKLGVDQGLPPISDPWVMSNIVEPAVNSLVECTSNEIPVSQETFLKAFKETLAKIVERLKEQPVIVAHTENTYDGSAIKSLLANKFETDKVLDAALAAVPRDKQGRLSKEYLRIALDSLGPSAGLPPYGAIDEMDEVVNNVFKMVEANDGKLVKEEEFKKLLLEILGSMMLQLEGNPVSISANSVVHEPLADPSSLLPTPTS, from the exons ATGGAGGAGATGAAAGGAGGGAAAGTAATGGATGGTTCAGATATAAAGGAGTTGGTTGAGAATAAAGAGATGTTTAGTTTATATGTTGATAATAAATTTAAAGAGTTGGATATTGATAATGATGGTAAGTTATCTGTGAATGAACTTGAACCTGCTATTGCTCATATTGGTCTTGCTCTTGGTTTGCCTCCTCAAGGTTCTTCCCAACAATCTGATCATATCTATTCTGAG GTATTGAATGAATTCACTCATGGTAAAGACGAGAAAGTGAGCAAAACAGGGTTCAAAGAAGTTCTGTCGGATATTTTGTTAGGAATGGCTGCTGGACTAAAGCGTGACCCCATTGTGATCCTTCGCATTGACGGTGAAGATCTACAAGAATTCATCAACACACCTGGTTTTGAGACTGATGCATTGTCTATATTCTCTGAGGTTGAATCAACTGATATCACTTTCCATGATCACATCGTCAAGGCGCTTCAAAAGCTGGGTGTTGATCAAGGCTTACCCCCCATTTCCGATCCTTGG GTTATGAGCAACATAGTGGAGCCGGCTGTAAACTCTTTAGTAGAATGTACAAGTAATGAAATTCCTGTATCCCAGGAGACCTTCTTGAAGGCATTTAAGGAAACCCTTGCGAAAATAGTCGAGCGTCTTAAAGAACAGCCAGTGATCGTTGCGCATACTGAGAACACCTATGATGGAAGTGCCATTAAGAGTCTTTTAGCTAACAAGTTTGAAACCGACAAG GTGTTGGATGCTGCACTAGCAGCTGTACCTAGAGATAAGCAAGGAAGATTGTCCAAGGAATATCTGAGGATAGCATTGGATTCGTTGGGTCCCTCTGCTGGTTTGCCTCCCTATGGCGCTATTGATGAG ATGGACGAGGTTGTGAATAATGTGTTTAAGATGGTGGAGGCGAACGACGGAAAGCTAGTAAAAGAAGAGGAGTTTAAGAAGTTGTTGTTGGAGATATTAGGAAGCATGATGTTGCAATTAGAAGGAAACCCAGTTTCAATTTCTGCTAATTCGGTTGTGCATGAGCCTCTTGCTGATCCTTCTTCATTGTTGCCTACACCAACTTCCTGA